DNA from Patescibacteria group bacterium:
TCTCACCAAAAAAATTGAAGCACTCGCCAGTCACCTTAAGAAAAACGCCAAGGACAAACACTCCCGACGCGGTCTTCTTTCTATGGTAGCCAACCGACGTTCGCACATGGTCTATCTTGAAAAAAAAGATTCTAAACGTTTCAACTCTGTCGTTAGAAAATTGGATCTCAAAAAGGCGTAATTCGTAGCCTCAATTTCTCAAGCTGAGCACAACGAGCTTTTAATTTAAAGTGTTATACTTGTTTTAGTTGTGCTAAATATTTTAATAATTTTTATATGTAGTCGGGGCTCGAATCGAGCACTAAATTTTTATGACTGTAATCAAACACAAAGAACAAAGAGTGGGAATTTTTATTGATACCCAAAATCTCTATCACACCGCAAGAAATCTTTACAACGCAAGAGTTAATTTTGGCCAAGTGGTCAAAGACTCATTGGCAGGAAGAGCGTTAATTCGTGCTGTCGCATATGTCATCACCACTGAATCCGGTGACGAAAAAAGTTTTTTCGAGGCACTAGGAAAAGTTGGCATTGAAGCCAAGACCAAAGATTTACAAATTTTTGCTGGCGGCGCCAAAAAAGCTGACTGGGATGTCGGCCTTGCCGTTGATGCTATCAAACTCGCACCAAAACTTGATGCTGTTATTTTAGTAACAGGGGACGGAGATTTCGTA
Protein-coding regions in this window:
- the rpsO gene encoding 30S ribosomal protein S15 translates to MLTKTKKQRAIKEVAVHDKDTGSSEVQIALLTKKIEALASHLKKNAKDKHSRRGLLSMVANRRSHMVYLEKKDSKRFNSVVRKLDLKKA
- a CDS encoding NYN domain-containing protein, yielding MTVIKHKEQRVGIFIDTQNLYHTARNLYNARVNFGQVVKDSLAGRALIRAVAYVITTESGDEKSFFEALGKVGIEAKTKDLQIFAGGAKKADWDVGLAVDAIKLAPKLDAVILVTGDGDFVPLVEYLQVHEGCQVEVVTFGKSASGRLKEAADEFIDLDENPRKYLMGSGAPRRERGTQRPENS